The sequence below is a genomic window from Campylobacter concisus.
ATTCGCTTTTTTCATTATTTTCTAAAGAGGCTTTAGGCATCTTAGTTTGTGCTTTTTGCTCATCGCTCTTTGCATTTACTATCTTCGCATTTTGTCCAAAAAGCGTACGCAATATCTCATTTAAAATTTTCCAATTTTTCTTAAAATATTCAAGATTTTCATCTTTTGCATTTACTATCAGTCCAAGCTCATTGTTATTAAAGAAGCTAAATTCTACAAATTCTTTAAAAAACTCGCCAAGATCGTAATTTCTATCATAAATTTTTGTTAAGAAGAGTTCGTATGGACCTTGCATTTTAGCAGGAGCTGCTTGACTTTTTTGAGTAATGACTTCTGTGATTTGAGTGGAATTTTCGTTATTTTTTGAGATCACTTCATTTATAGCGTCATCGATATCTTGTAAATTTAGTGCTTCTATCATCATAAAAAGCATTAGCATTAGCACAAAGCTATTATCGCTACTTACATTTAGCATACCTTTAGCTTGTGCCAAAATCCTAAAAAATCTCTCATAAACAAGTAGAGAAATTTTTGAGTCGTTTTCTATAAATTTTTGCTTTAAATTTGCCAAAATTTCATCTATTATCATCTCTGGATCGTAGCTTTCAAGTTCGCTTACAAGCACTCTGATAGCATTTTTATCATGATTTAAAACATGAGTTATTATATCTTCGATCTTTTCTGGATCAAGAAGTCCTAACATCGATGCTACGCCATTTGCCGTGACATTATTTGCGCCGTAAATGATAGCTTGATCAAGAAGTGTCAAAGTATCTCTTAACGATCCTCCGCCACTTCTTGCTAAAATTTCAAGTGCCTCTTTTTCATAGCTAATGCCTTCTTTACTTAAAATAAACTCGAGATGTTTAATGATGCTGTATCTGCTTATTTGCTTAAACCTAAAATGCTGCGTTCTTGAAAGTACCGTTGTTGGGAGTTTTAATGGATCGGTCGTCGCTAGGATAAATTTTACATAGCTTGGTGGCTCTTCAAGCGTTTTTAAAAGAGCGTTAAATGCCTCTTTGGTTAGCATATGCACTTCGTCAATTATAAAAATTTTATATCTTGCCATTGCTGGAGCATATTTTGTTTGCTCTATTAGCTCTCTTATATCATCTATCTTTCTGTGGCTAGCAGCGTCCATTTCGATGATGTCCATATGCCTTGACTCATTTGCCATGATGCATTGTGGGCATACTTCACATGGTTTTGAGGTAGGTCCTTTTTCGCACACTAAAGCTTTTGAAAATATCCTAGCACTTGAAGTTTTACCACTTCCTCTAAGCCCAGAAAATAGATATGCGTGGCTTATGCGACCCTCGTCAAGTGCGTGTATTAGGCTTTTGCTAACTGCTTCTTGACCTATGAGCTCGTCAAAATTTTTAGGGCGATATTTTAAAGCTAGTGCTTGCAATGCGGTATCCTTTTTATAAAGTTCAAGGATTTTATAAAAAAAGGCATAAATTTATGATTATTTATATATTTAATTGGCTTTAAAATTTTTATTTTAGTTTAATGAGGGCGGATAAATTTTTTATAGATTTGCATAAAATTTCTAGTACATTTGCAAAAAATATAAAAAATTATCCCTTTTTATAATGATCCATAGCTGATTAGATTTAAAATTTATAATAAAAATACATAAAATTTTATGTTAAATATTTTGTATTTTTGTATGAATTGTGTTTGGTATAAAAAGCCTTGGCATGTGTGCCAAGGCAAAATTTTAGATTAGCAAGAGAAACAAGTTTTAAACTCATAAGCGGTTGGACGTGCTTCGTAAGGCCAAACTTGAGTTTCAAATTTAAAGTGTTGATAGGTATCTATGAAAAGATCGGTCATTATTGGTTTTAAGTATTCATTATCGCGAATTAGCGCTTCAAGGCTACCACGAAGTGTGTGTGGAAGCTGCTCTATGCCACGCTCTCTGATCTCATCTAGGTGAAGTTTAAATAAATTTTCATCCATAGGACCAATTGGCTCATATTTGTGCTTAACGCCGTCAAGTCCTGCCATTAGCATCGCTGAAAAGGCTAGATAAGGGTTTGCTGTGCTATCTGGAAATCTCATCTCAGCCCTAACTGACTTTTCACCTGAGCCATAAGGTATGCGGATACTTGCTGAGCGGTTTTGGCTAGAGTATGTTAGGATAGATGGTGCTTCAAAGCCAGGGATTAGGCGTTTGTAGCTATTTGTACTTGGGTTAGTAAAGGCTGCAACGCTTCTTGCGTGTTTTAAAACGCCACCGATGTAGTATCTTGCGAAATCACTTAAATTTGCGTAGTTGCCCTCTTTATAGAATAAATTTTTACCATCTTTCCAGACTGATTGATGCACGTGCATGCCGCTTCCGTTGTCGCCGTAGAGTGGTTTTGGCATGAATGTAACTGTCTTGCCATTTAGGTGAGCGACCATGCGAACGACATATTTATAAATTTGAACATTATCGGCAGCTTCGACTAGATTGCCAAATTTCACTCCGATCTCACCTTGTCCTTGAGCGACTTCGTGATGACCCAAAAAGACTTCAAGGCCAACTTGCTCTAAAACTTGCATCATCTCGGCTCTTAGATCTACCATGCTGTCGATTGGCTGAGTCATTAAGTAGCCGCCTTTTCTGCGTGGGCGATGACCTGTGTTGTAGCTATCTTTAAAGTCAGTAGCATCGTTCCACTCGCCTTCTTCGCTATCTACTTGATACATCGCGCAGTTTGGGCTATCAATGATTTTGACGTTATCAAAGACAAAAAATTCATTCTCAGGGCCAAAGTATGCCTCATCGCCAAGACCACTATCTTTTACGTACTGCATTGCTCTTTTAGCAATTGAGCGAGGGCATTTTTCATAAATTTGACCCTTGTAAATGTCGTAAATATCGCAAAAAACAACGACTGTAATATCAGAAGTAAATGGGTCTAAAAATGCAGTTGTAGCTTCTGGCTTCATTATCATATCGCTCTTATCAATTGGTTGCCAGCCATGCATAGAGCTAGCGTCCATTGGGATGCCATTTGTGAAATTTTCTTTCGTAACAGCTTTTATGTTGTAGCTAATGCTATGCCAAGCACCACCTAAATCAGTAAATCTAAAATCTACAAATTTGACTTCATTTTCTTTACAAAAATCAAAAAAATGATCTATATTTTGGACGAATTTTCCCACTTTTTTCTCCTTTTAATTTTTAAATTTTTCGTATTCTATCATAAAACCTAATATTTAAGATTAAATTTATATTTTATTTGAACCCAATCTAAAATTTTACTAATTCTCTATCTCTATTTTTAAAAATAGCACATTTTGAATAACCTAAATCTCTAGCTATTTGCTCGCAAATTTCACCATTTTTACCGATATCCTCTTTTGTGTGAGCATCTGAGCCAAAGGTGATGATTATATCTTTTTCGGCTATAAGCTCTAGTAAATTTACGCTTGGATATTGCTCGCCGATAGGTTTTCTAAAGCCAGCGGCATTTATCTCAACAACTAAATCTGCTTCTTTTATCGCATTTACTGCATTTTTAGCTAAAATCCTAACATCCTTTTTTGGCAAAAATTTAAAAAGTTTTAAAAGATCAATATGCCCCATAATGTCAAATTTGCCAAGCTTGGCCGATCTTTCTACGTGATCAAAATACTCTTGCCAAATCTGATCCAAGTCTTTGCCCTCGTAGCCACCGATAAATTCTGGATTGTCAAATGCCCAGCCATTAAAAAAATGCACAGAGCCTATTAGATAATCAACCTTTCTAGCAAAGACTCGCTCATCCATAAAGCCATCTAAAAAATCCATCTCATAGCCAAGTAAAATTTCTATCTCACTGCTAAATTCATCTCTTAAGCGTAAAATTTCATCTTCATATCCTTGCATTTCATCAAATCTCATTCTGTAAGCTTCATCGTAGTTCATCGGTGCGTGATCGCTAAAACCAAAGTATTTTGTGCCAGCTTTTATTGCGTTTTGTACATACTCTCTTGGCTCGCCGACTGCATGTTTGCAAAGTGGCGTGTGGTTGTGAAGATCGACAGTCATTTTATGCCTTTTAAGGTCGTTTATTTTTAAAAATGCTATCTAAAAATTTATAAATTTAAAGATAAAAGCATTGCCTTTAAACTTACTTTTTATTTAAATCCTATATAATCAAGCCAAATTTTATTAGGAGCTTTTATGACCCAAGAGGAACTTGACGCACTTATGGCAGGTGGGCTAGATGATGAGTTGGATAATGCTAAAGAAGATGCTGGCCAAGAGGTTGCGGACGTCAAAGAGGATACGGACGAGGTAACAGAAGTTGCAAAAGCAATTGATACTAAAGATGAGCCACAGTCAAAATCAGAAAGTAATTCAAAGAATGCAGAAAACTACAGAGTGAGCGCAGATGGCGTTTGGCCACCGCCACCTCCAACGGAAGACCACAAAATGGTTCATCAGCTTGATGACGTAACAAGAGATAGCGAAGAAAAAGCTACTCAGATGTTTGACAAGCTCGAGACGATAAATAACTTTTTCATGGATGCTGAGAGTGACTCAAGTAGCCTAAAAGATGCGATAAACTCAAATATCGAGCTATTTACGACGCTAAGTGAGAAATTTCCAAATATCGCTGCATTTAGCGAAGCTTTGGAGAAAAATAACTCACTTCTTGGCACGATCGATAATATCATCGGAAATTTACAAATGGGACAAGATGAGATCATGATGGCTATGGATATGATGCAGTATCAAGACATTCATAGACAAAAGATAGAGCGTGTTATCAACGTTATGAGAGCACTTAGCAAATATATGAATACATTGTTTGAAGGTAAAATCGACGATGATAAGCGTGTTGGCTCTGCTGTTCACATCGCTGGTGATACAACGACTGAAAATCTTGTGAGCAACGACGATATCGAAGCTTTGATAGAAAGTTTAGGTAAAAAATAGTGCTAAAAAGGCCTGAGCTTTTATCTCCAGCTGGAAATTTAACAAAACTTAAAATAGCCCTTGAGTATGGAGCTGATGCCGTTTATGGCTCAGTGGCTAGTTTTTCACTAAGGACTAGATCAGCAAGGGAATTTAACCTTGAAACATTCAAAGAGGCGATAGACTACACACATGCAAAGGGAAAGAAATTTTATGCGACCATCAATGCTTTTCCTTTTAACTCTCAGATTGAGCCACTAAAAAGGCACTTGCAGACTATCTCGGCAATGAAGCCAGATGCCTTTATCATCGCAACTCCAGGCGTTATGAGTTTAGCAAAAGCCATTGCTCCTGATATCGAGATACATCTCTCAACTCAGGCAAACGTTATGAACGTGCTTGATGCAAAAATTTATCACGATATGGGCGCAAAACGTATCGTCGTGGCACGCGAGATGAATTTAAAAGATGTCATAAAGATAAAAGAAGAAATTCCAACTCTTGATATTGAAATCTTTGTACATGGCTCGATGTGCTTTGCTTATTCTGGTAGGTGCTTAGTAAGCTCAGTGCAAAGCGGGCGTATGTCAAATCGCGGCAGCTGCGCAAATGATTGTAGATTTAAATACGAACTCTATGCCAAAAACGAAGAGAGTGGTGTGCTTTTCCGCTTAGAAGAGGACGAAAACGGTACTCATATTATGAACTCAAAGGATCTTTGCCTCATCTCTCACATCAAAGAGATCGTTGATAGTGGCGTAATAGATAGCCTAAAAATAGAAGGTCGCACAAAGAGCGAATACTACGCAGCTTGCACAGCAAGAGCTTATAAAATGGCGATAGATGATGCCATGGATGATAAATTTGACGCACAAATTTATGAGAATGAGATAAATACGTTGAAAAACCGCGGCTTTACGGATGGCTACTTGGTGCATAGACCTTATGAACGAACCGATACACAAAATCACGTTAGCAGCCTAGAAGAGGGCACACATCAGGTAAATGCAATAAGCGAAGATGGCGAATTTTTTAAGTGTAAATATAAAATTTTTCCAGGCAATAGCTACGAGATCGTGGCTCCTACTGGATCTGTTATAGAAGATAGTGAAAATGAAATCTCAAAGGTTTATTCACAAGATGGCAAGAAATTTATCAAATTTAAGCAGCTCATTACCAAAAAAGGCAAGGTTATGAGTGAAATTCATAGCGGCAATGAAAACGAGATAAGTCTTGGTATCAAGCTGCCAAAATTTAGTTTTTTAAGGGAGAAAATATGAAATTTGTTTCTATTATAATGGGAAGTAAAAGCGACTATGAGATCGTTAGCGAGGCGGCAAAGACTCTAGAGAAATTTGGCGTAAAATATGAACTGATAATCAGCTCAGCTCACAGAAGTCCAAAAAGAACAAGCGAGTATGTCGCAAATGCAGAAAAAAAAGGTGCAAAAGTCTTCATCGCAGCTGCTGGTATGGCGGCTCACCTAGCTGGTGCGATTGCT
It includes:
- a CDS encoding DNA polymerase III subunit gamma/tau, with the protein product MQALALKYRPKNFDELIGQEAVSKSLIHALDEGRISHAYLFSGLRGSGKTSSARIFSKALVCEKGPTSKPCEVCPQCIMANESRHMDIIEMDAASHRKIDDIRELIEQTKYAPAMARYKIFIIDEVHMLTKEAFNALLKTLEEPPSYVKFILATTDPLKLPTTVLSRTQHFRFKQISRYSIIKHLEFILSKEGISYEKEALEILARSGGGSLRDTLTLLDQAIIYGANNVTANGVASMLGLLDPEKIEDIITHVLNHDKNAIRVLVSELESYDPEMIIDEILANLKQKFIENDSKISLLVYERFFRILAQAKGMLNVSSDNSFVLMLMLFMMIEALNLQDIDDAINEVISKNNENSTQITEVITQKSQAAPAKMQGPYELFLTKIYDRNYDLGEFFKEFVEFSFFNNNELGLIVNAKDENLEYFKKNWKILNEILRTLFGQNAKIVNAKSDEQKAQTKMPKASLENNEKSELDELDEEISRLNANNIETKNEPKTEIKSELQNEKNNFTLMLNKEPKTPEELQRQREQGVLKEANRLFGEPTIES
- the glnA gene encoding type I glutamate--ammonia ligase — its product is MGKFVQNIDHFFDFCKENEVKFVDFRFTDLGGAWHSISYNIKAVTKENFTNGIPMDASSMHGWQPIDKSDMIMKPEATTAFLDPFTSDITVVVFCDIYDIYKGQIYEKCPRSIAKRAMQYVKDSGLGDEAYFGPENEFFVFDNVKIIDSPNCAMYQVDSEEGEWNDATDFKDSYNTGHRPRRKGGYLMTQPIDSMVDLRAEMMQVLEQVGLEVFLGHHEVAQGQGEIGVKFGNLVEAADNVQIYKYVVRMVAHLNGKTVTFMPKPLYGDNGSGMHVHQSVWKDGKNLFYKEGNYANLSDFARYYIGGVLKHARSVAAFTNPSTNSYKRLIPGFEAPSILTYSSQNRSASIRIPYGSGEKSVRAEMRFPDSTANPYLAFSAMLMAGLDGVKHKYEPIGPMDENLFKLHLDEIRERGIEQLPHTLRGSLEALIRDNEYLKPIMTDLFIDTYQHFKFETQVWPYEARPTAYEFKTCFSC
- a CDS encoding histidinol-phosphatase, yielding MTVDLHNHTPLCKHAVGEPREYVQNAIKAGTKYFGFSDHAPMNYDEAYRMRFDEMQGYEDEILRLRDEFSSEIEILLGYEMDFLDGFMDERVFARKVDYLIGSVHFFNGWAFDNPEFIGGYEGKDLDQIWQEYFDHVERSAKLGKFDIMGHIDLLKLFKFLPKKDVRILAKNAVNAIKEADLVVEINAAGFRKPIGEQYPSVNLLELIAEKDIIITFGSDAHTKEDIGKNGEICEQIARDLGYSKCAIFKNRDRELVKF
- a CDS encoding chemotaxis protein; protein product: MTQEELDALMAGGLDDELDNAKEDAGQEVADVKEDTDEVTEVAKAIDTKDEPQSKSESNSKNAENYRVSADGVWPPPPPTEDHKMVHQLDDVTRDSEEKATQMFDKLETINNFFMDAESDSSSLKDAINSNIELFTTLSEKFPNIAAFSEALEKNNSLLGTIDNIIGNLQMGQDEIMMAMDMMQYQDIHRQKIERVINVMRALSKYMNTLFEGKIDDDKRVGSAVHIAGDTTTENLVSNDDIEALIESLGKK
- a CDS encoding peptidase U32 family protein, translated to MLKRPELLSPAGNLTKLKIALEYGADAVYGSVASFSLRTRSAREFNLETFKEAIDYTHAKGKKFYATINAFPFNSQIEPLKRHLQTISAMKPDAFIIATPGVMSLAKAIAPDIEIHLSTQANVMNVLDAKIYHDMGAKRIVVAREMNLKDVIKIKEEIPTLDIEIFVHGSMCFAYSGRCLVSSVQSGRMSNRGSCANDCRFKYELYAKNEESGVLFRLEEDENGTHIMNSKDLCLISHIKEIVDSGVIDSLKIEGRTKSEYYAACTARAYKMAIDDAMDDKFDAQIYENEINTLKNRGFTDGYLVHRPYERTDTQNHVSSLEEGTHQVNAISEDGEFFKCKYKIFPGNSYEIVAPTGSVIEDSENEISKVYSQDGKKFIKFKQLITKKGKVMSEIHSGNENEISLGIKLPKFSFLREKI